Proteins encoded together in one Mus pahari chromosome 9, PAHARI_EIJ_v1.1, whole genome shotgun sequence window:
- the Cct2 gene encoding T-complex protein 1 subunit beta has protein sequence MASLSLAPVNIFKAGADEERAETARLSSFIGAIAIGDLVKSTLGPKGMDKILLSSGRDAALMVTNDGATILKNIGVDNPAAKVLVDMSRVQDDEVGDGTTSVTVLAAELLREAESLIAKKIHPQTIIAGWREATKAAREALLSSAVDHGSDEVRFWQDLMNIAGTTLSSKLLTHHKDHFTKLAVEAVLRLKGSGNLEAIHVIKKLGGSLADSYLDEGFLLDKKIGVNQPKRIENAKILIANTGMDTDKIKIFGSRVRVDSTAKVAEIEHAEKEKMKEKVERILKHGINCFINRQLIYNYPEQLFGAAGVMAIEHADFAGVERLALVTGGEIASTFDHPELVKLGSCKLIEEVMIGEDKLIHFSGVALGEACTIVLRGATQQILDEAERSLHDALCVLAQTVKDPRTVYGGGCSEMLMAHAVTQLASRTPGKEAVAMESFAKALRMLPTIIADNAGYDSADLVAQLRAAHSEGHITAGLDMKEGTIGDMAVLGITESFQVKRQVLLSAAEAAEVILRVDNIIKAAPRKRVPDHHPC, from the exons GACAAAATTCTCCTAAGCAGTGGACGAGACGCCGCTCTGATGGTGACTAACGACGGTGCTACCATTCTCAAGAACATCGGTGTGGACAACCCCGCAGCAAAGGTTCTAGTTG ATATGTCAAGGGTTCAAGATGATGAAGTTGGTGACGGCACTACCTCTGTTACTGTCTTAGCTGCAGAGCTGCTCCGG GAAGCAGAATCTTTAATTGCAAAAAAGATACATCCACAGACCATCATCGCAGGTTGGAGAGAAGCCACAAAGGCAGCAAGAGAGGCCCTTCTGAGCTCCGCTGTGGATCATGG TTCTGATGAAGTCAGATTCTGGCAGGATTTAATGAATATTGCAGGAACGACATTGTCCTCAAAACTCCTCACCCACCACAAGGACCACTTTACTAAACTAGCCGTGGAAGCTGTTCTCAGACTGAAAGGCTCTGGTAATCTGGAGGCAATCCATGTCATCAAGAAACTAGGTGGGAGTCTGGCCGACTCCTATCTAGatgaag GTTTTCTTTTGGATAAAAAAATTGGAGTAAATCAACCAAAGAGAATTGAAAATGCTAAAATTCTTATTGCAAATACTGGGATGGATACAGACAAAATAAAG ATATTTGGCTCTCGGGTAAGAGTTGATTCCACAGCAAAGGTTGCAGAGATAGAACATGCAGaaaaggagaagatgaaggagaaagtTGAACGTATTCTTAAGCATGGAATAAATTGCTTTATTAACAG ACAGTTAATTTATAATTACCCTGAACAACTCTTCGGTGCTGCTGGTGTCATGGCTATTGAGCATGCAGACTTTGCAGGTGTGGAGCGCCTAGCTCTTGTCACAG GCGGTGAGATTGCCTCTACCTTTGACCACCCAGAACTCGTGAAGCTTGGAAGTTGCAAACTTATTGAAGAAGTTATGATTGGGGAAGATAAACTCATTCACTTTTCTGGGGTTGCCCTTG GTGAGGCTTGCACCATTGTGCTTCGTGGTGCCACTCAGCAAATTCTGGATGAAGCTGAAAGATCTCTGCATGACGCCCTTTGCGTTCTTGCCCAGACTGTCAAAGATCCTAGAACGGTTTATGGGGGAG GCTGTTCTGAGATGCTGATGGCCCATGCTGTGACACAGCTTGCTAGCAGAACCCCAGGAAAAGAAGCCGTAGCAATGGAGTCGTTTGCGAAAGCCCTGAGAATG TTGCCGACCATCATAGCCGACAATGCGGGCTATGACAGTGCAGATCTGGTGGCACAGCTCCGAGCTGCTCACAGTGAAGGCCATATAACTGCTGGACTGG ACATGAAGGAAGGTACCATCGGCGATATGGCAGTACTGGGCATAACAGAAAGCTTTCAAGTGAAGCGGCAGGTTCTTCTGAGTGCAGCTGAAGCAGCAGAGGTGATCCTGCGAGTGGACAACATTATCAAAGCAGCACCCAG gaaACGTGTCCCTGATCACCACCCCTGTTAA
- the Lrrc10 gene encoding leucine-rich repeat-containing protein 10, translated as MGNTIRALVAFIPTDRCQSYVVGDLREMPLDRMVDLSGSQLRRFPLHVCSFTELVKLYLSDNHLHSLPPDLAQLQNLQILALDFNNFKALPRVVCTLKQLCILYLGNNRLCDLPDELSLLQNLRTLWLESNCLTRLPDVVCELSLLKTLHAGSNALRLLPGQLRRLRELRTIWLSGNQLTDFPSVLLHMPFLEVIDVDRNSIRYFPSLAHLTSLKLVIYDHNPCRNAPKVGKGVRRVGRWAEETPEPDPRKARRYALAKEENQEPPPPLLPSSS; from the coding sequence ATGGGGAACACCATCCGGGCCCTCGTGGCTTTCATCCCCACCGACCGCTGCCAGAGTTATGTGGTGGGAGACCTCCGGGAGATGCCCCTGGACAGGATGGTGGATCTAAGTGGGAGCCAGCTGCGTCGCTTCCCACTGCACGTGTGCTCCTTCACGGAGCTGGTGAAGCTCTACCTCAGCGACAACCACCTTCACAGCCTGCCTCCCGACCTGGCACAGCTGCAGAACCTGCAGATCCTGGCCTTGGATTTCAACAACTTCAAAGCTCTCCCCCGGGTGGTGTGTACCTTGAAGCAGCTCTGTATCCTCTACCTGGGCAATAACAGACTCTGTGACCTCCCGGATGAGCTTAGCCTGCTCCAGAACCTACGGACCCTGTGGCTCGAATCCAACTGCCTCACCCGGCTGCCCGATGTGGTGTGTGAGCTGAGTCTCCTTAAAACCCTGCATGCGGGTTCCAACGCCCTACGGCTGCTGCCCGGCCAGCTCCGGCGCCTGCGCGAGCTCAGGACCATCTGGCTCTCCGGCAATCAGCTCACTGACTTCCCCTCGGTACTACTTCACATGCCCTTCCTGGAGGTGATCGATGTGGATCGGAACAGTATCCGCTACTTCCCCAGCCTGGCCCACTTGACAAGTCTGAAGCTCGTCATCTATGACCACAATCCTTGCAGAAATGCCCCCAAGGTGGGCAAAGGGGTTCGCCGTGTTGGGAGATGGGCAGAGGAGACACCAGAGCCTGACCCCAGAAAAGCTAGGCGGTACGCACTGGCCAAGGAAGAGAATCAAGAgccacctcctccccttctcccttccagtTCTTGA